In a single window of the Actinomycetota bacterium genome:
- a CDS encoding CapA family protein, whose translation MVGQRNAGLLAVGLVAILAAWAVGLFLGADTAPSWSAAAVAPGATPLDLVAAMPAPLDGPRSITSPATAADGVPADRLAGLPVSPTTPGPPEPPDGAELTMAFSGDALWHSPLWARAQQNAGGVGYDFVPMLARIRPIVEAVDLGVCHLETPIAPPGEELSTYPSFGVPAEVVVAIEQAGYDRCSTASNHVFDRGITGIEATIAALGAVGITQAGMARTPEEIGPTVFEVDGFAVSHLSYTEWYNGRRPPAGEVWRSALIDPARIIADATEARRLGAEVVVVSVHWGVEGSHLVSAAQRSVAEAITAGGVVDLVVGHGPHVVQPIEQVNGVWVIYSLGNHISNLPVNESWPASTQDGAIVTVAGARQADGTFAFQPPTVHPTWVDKRAGWLVRPAITDFADPAVPAATRDVLWVSLLRSGEHLGEYFP comes from the coding sequence ATGGTGGGTCAGCGCAACGCCGGTCTGCTCGCCGTAGGGCTGGTGGCGATCCTCGCCGCCTGGGCGGTCGGGCTCTTCCTCGGCGCCGACACCGCGCCTAGCTGGTCTGCTGCGGCGGTCGCGCCCGGTGCGACCCCGCTCGATCTGGTGGCGGCGATGCCGGCGCCGCTCGACGGACCGCGCTCGATCACTTCGCCGGCCACCGCCGCCGACGGCGTGCCTGCCGATCGGTTGGCCGGGCTACCGGTGTCGCCGACGACGCCCGGCCCGCCGGAGCCTCCCGACGGGGCGGAGCTGACGATGGCGTTCTCCGGCGATGCCCTGTGGCACAGCCCGCTCTGGGCGCGCGCGCAGCAGAACGCGGGCGGCGTCGGCTACGACTTCGTCCCGATGCTGGCGCGCATCCGCCCGATCGTCGAAGCCGTCGACCTCGGCGTCTGTCACCTGGAGACCCCCATCGCGCCGCCCGGCGAGGAGCTGTCCACCTATCCCAGCTTCGGGGTGCCCGCCGAGGTGGTCGTCGCCATCGAGCAGGCCGGCTACGACCGCTGCTCGACGGCGTCGAACCACGTGTTCGACAGGGGGATCACGGGCATCGAGGCGACGATCGCCGCCCTCGGCGCGGTCGGGATCACCCAAGCCGGCATGGCTCGCACGCCCGAGGAGATCGGCCCGACGGTGTTCGAAGTGGACGGGTTCGCCGTCAGCCACCTGTCGTACACCGAGTGGTACAACGGCAGGCGGCCACCGGCCGGAGAGGTCTGGCGCTCGGCGCTCATCGACCCGGCACGGATCATCGCCGACGCCACCGAGGCCCGCCGTCTCGGCGCCGAGGTGGTCGTGGTCAGTGTCCACTGGGGCGTCGAGGGGTCACACCTGGTCTCGGCGGCTCAGCGTTCGGTGGCCGAGGCGATCACGGCTGGCGGCGTGGTGGATCTCGTCGTCGGGCACGGACCCCACGTGGTTCAGCCGATCGAGCAGGTGAACGGGGTCTGGGTGATCTACAGCCTCGGCAACCACATCTCGAACCTGCCGGTCAACGAGTCGTGGCCGGCCAGCACGCAAGATGGTGCGATCGTCACCGTCGCCGGGGCGCGTCAGGCCGACGGCACGTTCGCCTTCCAACCCCCGACGGTGCATCCGACATGGGTCGACAAGCGGGCGGGCTGGTTGGTGCGCCCGGCGATCACCGACTTCGCCGACCCCGCGGTGCCAGCGGCCACGCGCGATGTGCTGTGGGTGTCGCTGCTGCGCTCCGGTGAGCATCTCGGCGAGTACTTCCCCTAG
- a CDS encoding endonuclease/exonuclease/phosphatase family protein yields the protein MRVLTWNLWWRFGPWEQRQGAIAHVLGEEQPDVVCLQEVWADDERDQAQELAAGLGCTAVRTEGVQMDGVSFGNAVLSRWPIVSSSQVALPRADGSDGHRRALVAVLDTPWGAWPVISTHLDYRFDDSAVRERQAAALLELIASVRGDPERDPPVIIGGDFNAVPDSDEIRMLTGRRVSPVRNLVLSDAWEHVGEGAGYTWRHDNPYQSGTAWPNRRLDYVFVSWPRPRRTGHPLRVWRAGETAVDGVVASDHSAVVADLATP from the coding sequence ATGCGTGTGCTCACCTGGAACCTCTGGTGGCGCTTCGGCCCGTGGGAGCAGCGCCAAGGCGCCATCGCCCACGTGCTCGGGGAGGAGCAGCCCGACGTCGTCTGCCTGCAGGAGGTCTGGGCCGACGACGAACGGGACCAGGCGCAGGAACTGGCCGCGGGGCTCGGCTGCACAGCCGTCCGCACCGAGGGTGTGCAGATGGACGGGGTCTCCTTCGGCAACGCCGTGCTGAGCCGCTGGCCGATCGTGTCCTCGTCGCAGGTCGCGTTGCCGCGTGCCGACGGCTCGGACGGCCACCGTCGCGCGCTCGTTGCCGTGCTCGACACGCCGTGGGGCGCGTGGCCGGTGATCTCCACGCACCTCGACTACCGCTTCGACGACTCGGCGGTGCGCGAGCGCCAGGCCGCGGCGTTGTTGGAGCTGATCGCGTCGGTGCGCGGCGACCCCGAGCGTGACCCGCCGGTGATCATCGGCGGCGACTTCAACGCCGTTCCCGACAGCGACGAGATCCGCATGCTCACCGGGCGGCGAGTGTCGCCGGTGCGCAATTTGGTGCTGTCCGACGCGTGGGAGCACGTCGGAGAAGGCGCCGGGTACACCTGGCGCCACGACAACCCGTACCAGTCGGGCACCGCGTGGCCCAACCGGCGCCTCGACTACGTGTTCGTCTCCTGGCCTCGGCCGCGGCGCACCGGCCATCCGCTGCGCGTCTGGCGTGCGGGGGAGACTGCGGTCGACGGCGTCGTCGCGAGCGACCACTCCGCCGTCGTCGCCGACCTCGCCACGCCCTAG
- a CDS encoding peptidoglycan-binding protein: protein MASGRATAAGVSSTPWTVPTMPPYCSAAQAASGDVDGCLLSAGGDPPSRGWGTPPFPAAVAGEVLPWVDVAQGASGNIVREIQQALADAGHSIAVDGQFGPITASVVKAFQTAEGLPSTGVVDAATAARLGVERRSAEWPPPGWKWLGWAYNGSPALADWEARMATNAGPIGDVRAKGITLMRAALPLYEGFVREIQAGGYKVSGIGSYAFRCTSSAGKSCEGLDAGSLSNHAYGLAVDVNSWLNPEVSYSGVDGKSACATPQATDIPRWVVQIAERWGLYWGGYGWSGGCKNANDPKSRVLRDPMHFEFRGTPEQARAIFLHNTGLSMPPEDLQPAVRLGPVDT from the coding sequence GTGGCGAGCGGCCGCGCCACCGCGGCCGGCGTGTCGTCGACGCCGTGGACGGTGCCGACGATGCCCCCGTACTGCAGCGCGGCGCAGGCCGCGAGCGGTGACGTCGACGGCTGCCTGCTGAGCGCCGGTGGCGACCCGCCGAGCCGGGGCTGGGGCACGCCACCGTTCCCCGCCGCCGTCGCCGGCGAGGTGCTGCCTTGGGTGGACGTCGCGCAGGGGGCGTCGGGCAACATCGTGCGGGAGATCCAACAAGCGCTCGCCGACGCCGGCCATTCGATCGCCGTCGACGGCCAGTTCGGACCGATCACGGCGTCGGTGGTGAAGGCTTTCCAGACCGCAGAGGGCCTCCCCTCCACCGGAGTGGTAGACGCGGCAACTGCGGCCCGGCTCGGTGTCGAGCGCCGCTCCGCGGAGTGGCCCCCGCCGGGGTGGAAGTGGCTCGGCTGGGCGTACAACGGCTCGCCGGCACTTGCCGACTGGGAAGCGCGCATGGCGACGAACGCCGGACCCATCGGCGACGTGCGGGCCAAGGGAATCACGTTGATGCGGGCCGCGCTGCCCCTCTACGAGGGTTTCGTGCGCGAGATCCAGGCGGGCGGCTACAAGGTGTCGGGCATCGGCAGCTACGCGTTCCGGTGCACCTCGAGCGCGGGCAAGTCGTGTGAGGGCCTCGACGCGGGCTCGCTCTCCAACCATGCCTACGGCCTGGCCGTCGACGTGAACTCGTGGCTGAACCCGGAGGTCTCCTACAGCGGCGTCGACGGCAAGAGCGCCTGCGCGACGCCGCAGGCCACGGACATCCCCCGCTGGGTGGTGCAGATCGCCGAACGTTGGGGGCTCTACTGGGGTGGCTACGGCTGGAGCGGGGGCTGCAAGAACGCGAACGACCCCAAGTCGCGGGTGCTGCGTGACCCGATGCACTTCGAGTTCCGCGGCACTCCCGAGCAGGCGCGGGCGATCTTCCTGCACAACACCGGCCTTTCGATGCCACCCGAGGATCTGCAGCCCGCGGTGCGCCTCGGCCCGGTCGACACCTAG
- a CDS encoding ATP-dependent DNA ligase, with protein sequence MLFAELATASRDVAATPGRRDKVARLAALVSSTPTELLAAVISFLVGEPRQGRIGVGWATLSGARVEPAAAPTLTVADVDGAFERVVSARGAGSREERTAVLTDLFARATEPEQAMLAAIVGGELRHGALAGVLTDAVARAANVPVAAVRRAAMLSGSLAGAAVAARRGGLMALDGIGLAVLHPVQPMLASPAGGVAEALVLTGPASVEYKLDGARIQVHRSGGQVRIFTRNLNDVTDRLVGVVDAVARLDVDDVVLDGEVLGLADDGRPRAFQDTMGDLTATGGDGRGSLLRPWFFDVLHADGETVIDRPLAERRAVLTRVLPAELVTPATATQDSDVAAQFLDAALAAGHEGVVVKALDSSYDAGRRGGSWRKVKPVHTLDLVVLAAEWGHGRRRGWLSNLHLGACGPDGTFVMVGKTFKGLTDELLTWQTERLQQLALGTESSPHGGATVVHVRPELVVEVAVDGVQTSRRYPGGVALRFARVRRYRQDKPAAEADTIERVRSLAR encoded by the coding sequence GTGCTCTTCGCCGAGCTGGCCACCGCCTCACGAGACGTCGCCGCCACCCCGGGCCGGCGGGACAAGGTCGCCCGGCTGGCGGCGCTCGTCTCCTCCACGCCGACAGAGCTGCTCGCCGCGGTGATCTCGTTCCTCGTCGGAGAGCCGCGCCAGGGCCGCATCGGCGTCGGCTGGGCCACCTTGTCGGGGGCGCGCGTCGAGCCCGCCGCCGCGCCGACGCTCACCGTCGCCGACGTGGACGGCGCGTTCGAGCGGGTGGTCTCTGCTCGCGGAGCAGGGTCACGTGAGGAGCGGACCGCCGTCCTCACCGATCTGTTCGCCCGTGCCACAGAGCCGGAGCAGGCGATGTTGGCCGCGATCGTCGGCGGCGAGCTGCGTCACGGTGCGCTCGCCGGCGTCCTCACCGACGCGGTGGCGCGCGCCGCAAACGTGCCCGTCGCGGCCGTGCGGCGGGCGGCGATGCTGAGCGGGTCGCTCGCCGGCGCCGCTGTTGCCGCACGGCGCGGTGGGCTGATGGCGCTAGATGGGATCGGCTTGGCGGTGCTGCACCCGGTGCAGCCGATGCTCGCGTCGCCGGCGGGGGGCGTCGCCGAGGCACTCGTGCTGACCGGGCCGGCGTCGGTCGAGTACAAGCTCGACGGCGCGCGGATCCAGGTCCACCGCAGCGGCGGGCAGGTGCGGATCTTCACCCGCAACCTGAACGACGTCACCGACCGCCTCGTCGGCGTGGTCGACGCGGTGGCTCGGCTGGACGTGGACGACGTCGTGCTCGACGGAGAGGTGCTCGGCCTGGCCGACGACGGCCGCCCGCGCGCGTTCCAGGACACGATGGGCGACCTCACCGCCACCGGCGGCGACGGCCGGGGCTCGCTGCTGCGGCCGTGGTTCTTCGACGTCTTGCACGCCGACGGCGAGACGGTGATCGACCGCCCTCTCGCCGAGCGTCGCGCCGTGCTCACGAGAGTGCTCCCGGCCGAGCTGGTCACCCCCGCCACGGCGACGCAGGACTCGGATGTCGCGGCGCAGTTCCTCGACGCCGCGCTGGCCGCCGGGCACGAAGGCGTGGTCGTCAAGGCGCTCGACTCGTCTTACGACGCCGGGCGCCGCGGCGGCTCTTGGCGCAAGGTGAAGCCGGTCCACACGCTCGATCTCGTGGTGCTGGCCGCCGAGTGGGGCCACGGGCGCCGGCGCGGATGGCTGTCCAACCTCCACCTCGGCGCGTGTGGGCCCGACGGCACGTTCGTGATGGTCGGCAAGACGTTCAAGGGGCTCACCGACGAGCTGCTCACGTGGCAGACCGAGCGCCTGCAGCAGCTCGCCCTCGGCACGGAGTCGAGCCCGCACGGCGGTGCCACCGTCGTGCACGTGCGCCCGGAGCTGGTGGTCGAGGTCGCCGTCGACGGTGTGCAGACGAGCCGCCGCTATCCGGGGGGCGTGGCACTGCGCTTCGCCCGGGTGCGTCGCTACCGCCAGGACAAGCCCGCCGCCGAGGCCGACACCATCGAGCGCGTGCGCAGCCTGGCCAGATGA
- a CDS encoding thymidine kinase — translation MAVLRFSFGTMGSGKSTLTLQIHHNLSVRGLRGMLLTKLDRDGTQVSSRLGVSAPAVEVDADLDLYELTAQHMPLDFLVCDEAQFYSPAQCDQLAEVVDRLGVDVFAFGLITDFRGLLFEGTRRLLEVADERIELQVEARCWCGSRATHNARLVNGTIVYEGETVVVGDTEDAPAQPLFGDVVHYELLCRRHYRSGETGPDEVVD, via the coding sequence ATGGCCGTCTTGCGCTTCAGCTTCGGCACGATGGGCTCTGGCAAGAGCACGCTCACGCTGCAGATCCACCACAACCTCTCCGTGCGGGGACTGCGCGGCATGCTGCTCACCAAGCTCGACCGCGACGGCACGCAGGTGAGCAGCCGGCTCGGCGTCTCGGCGCCGGCGGTCGAGGTGGATGCCGACCTCGACCTCTACGAGCTGACCGCGCAACACATGCCGCTCGACTTCCTGGTCTGCGACGAGGCCCAGTTCTACTCGCCCGCTCAGTGCGACCAATTGGCCGAGGTGGTCGATCGCCTCGGCGTCGACGTGTTCGCGTTCGGCCTGATCACCGACTTCCGCGGGCTCCTGTTCGAGGGCACCCGCCGCCTGCTCGAGGTGGCCGACGAGCGCATCGAGTTGCAGGTCGAGGCGCGGTGCTGGTGCGGCTCACGGGCCACGCATAACGCCCGCCTGGTCAACGGCACCATCGTCTACGAGGGCGAGACGGTGGTTGTCGGCGATACCGAGGACGCGCCGGCGCAGCCGCTGTTCGGCGACGTCGTTCACTACGAGCTGCTCTGCCGCCGTCACTACCGCTCCGGCGAGACCGGGCCGGACGAGGTGGTGGACTAG
- a CDS encoding cytochrome P450: MDVKELPKVPVDEIDFSGEALWLADRAYREGAWKTLRDERPVAFFEERVFEGSPFPPGPGYYVISRHDDIWHVSRNASVFCSGKGSNIGDMPQELNEFFGSMINMDDPKHFRLRSIVSRGFTPKEIAKVEGYVKVKAAAIVDDLLERFPDGECDFVSEVAAPLPLQIICEMMGIPAEDHQQILSWTNVILGVGDPDYATSYDELMAVALQMFAYAQALGEDRRARPADDITSIMMSAEVDGQSLTAQEFGSFFILLVVAGNETTRNAVSHGMKALTDYPDQRQIWFDDFDLHTKTAVEEIVRWATPVIHFRRTATEDTEIAGHPIKEGEKVVMLYSSGNRDERVFDDPFRFDVRRAPHPAQIGFGAGGPHFCLGANLARREMTVMFDEIRTRLPGMRITGEPAYLQSAFINGIKRMPCAWR; the protein is encoded by the coding sequence ATGGATGTCAAAGAGTTGCCGAAGGTGCCCGTCGACGAGATCGACTTCTCCGGCGAGGCGCTGTGGCTCGCCGACCGTGCGTACCGAGAGGGCGCATGGAAGACGCTGCGCGACGAGCGCCCGGTGGCCTTCTTCGAAGAGCGCGTGTTCGAGGGATCACCGTTCCCGCCCGGCCCCGGCTACTACGTGATCAGCCGCCACGACGACATCTGGCACGTCAGCCGCAACGCCTCGGTCTTCTGCAGCGGGAAGGGCTCGAACATCGGCGACATGCCCCAGGAGCTGAACGAGTTCTTCGGCTCGATGATCAACATGGACGACCCCAAGCACTTCCGTCTGCGTTCCATCGTGTCCCGCGGCTTCACACCGAAGGAGATCGCGAAGGTCGAGGGCTACGTCAAGGTGAAGGCGGCAGCGATCGTCGACGACCTGCTCGAGCGGTTCCCCGACGGTGAGTGCGACTTCGTCTCCGAGGTCGCCGCTCCCCTGCCGCTGCAGATCATCTGCGAGATGATGGGCATCCCCGCCGAGGACCACCAGCAGATCCTCAGCTGGACGAACGTCATCCTCGGCGTCGGTGACCCCGACTACGCGACGAGCTACGACGAGCTGATGGCTGTCGCGCTGCAGATGTTCGCCTACGCGCAGGCGCTCGGCGAAGATCGCCGGGCCCGGCCCGCCGACGACATCACGTCGATCATGATGAGTGCCGAGGTGGACGGCCAGAGCCTGACGGCGCAGGAGTTCGGCTCGTTCTTCATCCTGCTCGTCGTCGCCGGCAACGAGACCACCCGCAACGCGGTGAGCCACGGGATGAAGGCGCTCACCGACTACCCCGACCAGCGCCAGATCTGGTTCGACGACTTCGATCTGCACACGAAGACCGCCGTGGAGGAGATCGTGCGCTGGGCGACGCCGGTGATCCACTTCCGTCGCACGGCGACGGAAGACACCGAGATCGCCGGACACCCGATCAAAGAGGGCGAAAAGGTCGTCATGCTGTACTCCTCGGGCAACCGCGACGAGCGCGTGTTCGACGATCCCTTCCGCTTCGACGTGCGCCGTGCACCGCACCCTGCCCAGATCGGCTTCGGCGCCGGTGGCCCCCACTTCTGCCTCGGCGCGAACCTCGCCCGGCGCGAGATGACGGTGATGTTCGACGAGATCCGCACCCGGCTACCCGGTATGCGCATCACCGGCGAGCCCGCCTACCTGCAGAGCGCGTTCATCAACGGCATCAAGCGCATGCCCTGCGCCTGGCGCTAG
- a CDS encoding 3-deoxy-7-phosphoheptulonate synthase class II, with translation MAQSWNPTSWRSRPAEQQPDWPDQADLDRALKVIEGFPPLVFAGEARSLQSSLGQVAAGNAFLLQAGDCAESFGEFSANNIRDKLRVILQMAVVLTYSLGVPVVKVGRMAGQFAKPRSYATEMVGDVELPSFRGHIVNDPNPTAAARVPHPERLVQAYHQSASTLNLVRAFTKGGFADLGRVHAWNQEFVASSPEGQRYDQVAVEIDRALRFMRACGVDTESHAALHQTDVFTSHEALILGYEEALTRQDSLTGGWYDCSAHMLWIGERTRQLDGAHVEFLRGVGNPVGCKIGPSVEVDYVLELCDRLNPARIPGRLTLISRMGADNVVAALRPLLQAVRDAGHPVVWACDPMHANTYTTASGHKTRHFDDIMREIAGFVAAHRAEGTWPGGIHVELTGDNVTECVGGGDSLSDQDLDDRYQTMCDPRLNGRQSLDLAFGVAELIRSAELA, from the coding sequence GTGGCGCAGAGCTGGAACCCGACCTCTTGGCGATCGCGTCCCGCCGAGCAGCAGCCCGACTGGCCCGACCAAGCAGACCTCGATCGGGCGCTCAAGGTGATCGAGGGATTCCCTCCGCTCGTCTTTGCCGGCGAGGCGCGCTCGCTGCAGTCCTCGCTCGGCCAGGTGGCCGCAGGCAACGCGTTCTTGCTGCAAGCAGGTGATTGCGCCGAGAGCTTCGGTGAGTTCTCGGCCAACAACATCCGCGACAAGCTGCGCGTGATCCTGCAGATGGCGGTGGTGCTGACGTACAGCCTCGGCGTGCCGGTGGTGAAGGTCGGGCGGATGGCCGGCCAGTTCGCGAAGCCACGCTCGTACGCCACCGAGATGGTCGGCGACGTCGAGCTGCCGAGCTTCCGTGGCCACATCGTCAACGACCCGAACCCGACCGCAGCGGCGAGGGTGCCGCACCCCGAGCGCCTGGTGCAGGCGTACCACCAGTCGGCGTCCACTCTGAACCTGGTGCGCGCGTTCACGAAGGGCGGCTTCGCCGACCTCGGTCGGGTACACGCGTGGAACCAGGAGTTCGTCGCCTCCAGCCCCGAGGGTCAGCGCTACGACCAGGTGGCGGTCGAGATCGACCGGGCGTTGCGGTTCATGCGGGCCTGCGGGGTGGACACCGAGAGCCACGCCGCCCTGCACCAGACCGACGTGTTCACCAGCCACGAGGCGCTGATCCTCGGCTACGAGGAGGCCCTCACCCGGCAGGACTCGCTGACCGGTGGCTGGTACGACTGCTCGGCCCACATGCTGTGGATCGGTGAGCGCACCCGCCAGCTCGACGGCGCGCACGTCGAGTTCCTGCGCGGCGTCGGCAACCCGGTCGGCTGCAAGATCGGACCCTCGGTCGAAGTCGACTACGTGCTCGAGCTGTGCGACCGACTGAACCCGGCACGGATCCCCGGGCGCCTGACCCTGATCAGCCGGATGGGCGCCGACAACGTCGTCGCGGCGCTGCGCCCGCTGCTGCAAGCGGTGCGTGACGCCGGCCATCCGGTGGTGTGGGCCTGCGACCCGATGCACGCGAATACCTACACCACCGCGAGCGGCCACAAGACCCGCCACTTCGACGACATCATGCGCGAGATCGCCGGCTTCGTCGCCGCTCACCGGGCCGAAGGCACCTGGCCAGGCGGCATCCACGTCGAGCTCACCGGCGACAACGTCACCGAATGCGTCGGTGGTGGCGACTCGCTGTCTGACCAAGACCTCGACGACCGCTACCAGACGATGTGCGACCCGCGACTGAACGGCCGCCAGAGCCTCGACCTCGCCTTCGGGGTGGCCGAGCTCATCCGGTCGGCAGAGCTCGCCTGA
- a CDS encoding beta-lactamase family protein, with amino-acid sequence MEEALAQLGSWPVPTAAAAIVGPDGVFAQCGPPDHRFRLASISKVCTAWAVLVAVEEGSVHLDEPAGPAGSTLRHLLSHAGGYPFDGERPLLAPERKRIYSNTGIEVAARHVAVATGIDFADYLREAVFEPLAMTSTALAGSPAHAVWSTLTDTARFAAELLRPRLLAPATAAQATTIQFATLDGTVPGLGTFRPCPWGLGPEIRGAKQPHWTGLANSPATFGHFGGAGTMLWVDPVADIALVALTDRPFDEWAPEALQHWSALSDSVLAAAPAREVQEAPA; translated from the coding sequence ATGGAAGAGGCACTGGCCCAGCTCGGCTCCTGGCCAGTACCGACCGCCGCCGCCGCGATCGTCGGCCCCGACGGGGTATTCGCCCAGTGCGGCCCGCCCGACCACCGCTTCCGGCTCGCCTCCATCTCCAAGGTGTGCACCGCGTGGGCTGTGCTCGTCGCCGTCGAGGAGGGTTCTGTCCACCTCGACGAGCCGGCCGGACCTGCGGGCAGCACGCTGCGCCACCTGCTCAGCCACGCCGGTGGATACCCCTTCGACGGCGAGCGTCCGCTGCTCGCGCCCGAACGCAAGCGGATCTACTCCAACACCGGGATCGAGGTGGCAGCGCGACACGTCGCCGTGGCGACGGGCATCGACTTCGCCGACTACCTGCGCGAGGCCGTGTTCGAGCCCCTCGCGATGACGTCGACCGCGCTGGCTGGCTCGCCCGCGCACGCGGTGTGGAGCACGCTCACCGACACGGCACGCTTCGCCGCCGAGCTGCTACGACCTCGCCTGCTGGCGCCGGCCACCGCCGCGCAGGCCACGACCATCCAGTTCGCGACGCTCGACGGCACGGTGCCCGGGCTCGGCACGTTCCGGCCGTGTCCGTGGGGGCTCGGGCCCGAGATCCGCGGCGCGAAGCAACCGCACTGGACGGGGCTCGCCAACTCGCCGGCCACCTTCGGCCACTTCGGCGGCGCGGGCACGATGCTGTGGGTCGACCCGGTGGCCGACATCGCGCTGGTCGCACTCACCGACCGCCCCTTCGACGAATGGGCGCCAGAGGCGCTGCAGCACTGGTCCGCGCTCTCCGACTCCGTGCTCGCCGCTGCCCCAGCCCGCGAAGTGCAAGAGGCTCCGGCGTGA
- a CDS encoding acetyl-CoA C-acetyltransferase, with product MTEAVIVATARSPIGRANKGSLASMRPDDMAAQIVKALLAKVPQLPTDQIEDLIMGVGQPAGEAGFNVGRVVAILAGLDTCPGVTVNRYCSSSLQTIRMAAHAIKAGEGDCFIAAGVETVSRYAAGASDTAPNPIFKPSGDRTQLRAQGGQPSWAPQEGLPDIYIAMGQTAENVREVEGVTREAMDAFAKRSQDLAVEHIENGFFEREIVPLTLPDGTVVSRDDGPRAGTTLEGLAGLKAVFRPDGQITAGNACPLNDGAAAVVVMSDTKAKALGLTPLARVVSTGVSGLDPEIMGLGPIEACRMALKRAGLTIDDVDLVEINEAFAAQVLPSAEHLGIPMDKLNVHGGAIALGHPFGMTGARIMTTLINGLQWEDKSIGLESMCVGGGQGMAMIVERLS from the coding sequence GTGACCGAAGCCGTCATCGTCGCCACCGCCCGCAGCCCGATCGGACGGGCGAACAAGGGCTCGCTCGCCTCCATGCGCCCCGACGACATGGCTGCCCAGATCGTGAAGGCGCTGCTCGCGAAGGTGCCCCAGCTGCCGACCGACCAGATCGAAGACCTGATCATGGGCGTCGGTCAGCCTGCCGGCGAGGCCGGGTTCAACGTCGGGCGGGTCGTGGCGATCCTCGCCGGGCTCGACACCTGCCCCGGCGTCACGGTCAACCGCTACTGCTCTTCGAGCCTGCAGACGATCCGCATGGCCGCCCACGCGATCAAGGCCGGCGAGGGTGACTGCTTCATCGCCGCGGGGGTAGAGACCGTCAGCCGGTACGCGGCCGGCGCGTCGGACACCGCGCCGAACCCGATCTTCAAGCCCTCCGGCGATCGCACCCAGCTGCGCGCCCAGGGTGGCCAGCCCTCGTGGGCCCCCCAAGAGGGCCTTCCCGACATCTACATCGCGATGGGCCAGACGGCAGAGAACGTGCGTGAGGTGGAAGGCGTCACCCGTGAGGCGATGGACGCGTTCGCCAAGCGCTCCCAGGACCTCGCCGTGGAGCACATCGAGAACGGCTTCTTCGAGCGCGAGATCGTCCCGCTGACGCTGCCCGACGGCACCGTCGTCTCCCGCGACGACGGGCCTCGCGCCGGCACCACGCTGGAGGGCCTCGCCGGGCTGAAGGCCGTTTTCCGCCCCGACGGCCAGATCACCGCCGGTAACGCCTGCCCGCTGAACGACGGCGCGGCCGCAGTGGTGGTGATGAGCGACACCAAGGCGAAGGCGCTCGGCCTCACCCCTCTCGCGCGGGTGGTGTCGACCGGGGTGTCAGGACTCGACCCGGAGATCATGGGTCTCGGCCCGATCGAGGCCTGCCGGATGGCGCTGAAGCGTGCCGGCTTGACGATCGACGACGTCGACCTGGTCGAGATCAACGAGGCCTTCGCCGCGCAGGTACTGCCTTCGGCCGAGCACCTCGGCATCCCGATGGACAAGCTCAACGTGCACGGCGGGGCGATCGCCCTCGGCCACCCGTTCGGGATGACCGGCGCCCGCATCATGACCACCCTCATCAACGGCCTCCAGTGGGAGGACAAGTCGATCGGGCTCGAGTCGATGTGCGTCGGCGGCGGTCAGGGCATGGCGATGATCGTCGAGCGCCTCAGCTAG